In Geotalea uraniireducens, the genomic window TCCCGGTCGACTACGTCCTGGAATGAACGGGGCACAGGAGTACGGTCACCGATGAAACCGCTGCCCCTCGTCACGGCCGTGGTCGGCCTGCTGATCGTAATTTTCGCCTCTCTCTGCCTGGGGAAGTATCCGCTGCCGCCGGGAGAGATCGGCGCTTTCCTGCGGGCCGAATGGTTCGGCGGGGCCGCGTTGCCGCCGGACCGGACGGAACTCTTGCGCAACCTGCTGCTCGAAATCAGGCTCCCCCGCATCCTGGCCGCCGCCCTGATCGGGGCGGCGCTGGCGGTTTCCGGCGCCGCCTACCAGGCGATGTTCGTCAATCCGCTGGTCTCGCCCGCCCTGCTGGGAGTGTTGGCTGGCGCCTCATGCGGGGCGGCCCTGGGGATGGTCTTGTTCAAAAGCTGGTATGCGGTCCAGTGCGCCACCTTCCTCGGCGGGATCGCGGCGGTGGCGCTGGCGGTCGGCCTGGCGCGCATCTACCGGATCGGCGGCACCATCATGCTGGTTTTGGGCGGGGTGATCAGCGGGGCGCTCTTTTCGGCGCTGCTCTCGCTGGTCAAGTACCTGGCCGATCCCTATAACCAGCTGCCGGCAATCGTCTACTGGCTGATGGGGAACCTTTCCCTCGCCGACCGGGCGATGGTCTTCCGGACCGGCGTGCCGATGCTGGCGGGGGTGGCGGTGCTGATCCTGTCGGCGCGCTATCTCAACATCCTCAGTATGGGGGACGAAGAGGCCGCGGCGCTCGGCGTCAATGTGGCCCGGGTCCGCCTGACGGTCATTACCGCCGCCACCCTGGTCAGCGCCCTGACGGTGGTGGTCGCCGGGGCGGTGGGCTGGGTCGGGCTGATTATCCCCCATATCGCCCGGATGGTGGCGGGGCCGGACAACGAAACCCTGCTGCCGGTGGCGGC contains:
- a CDS encoding FecCD family ABC transporter permease translates to MKPLPLVTAVVGLLIVIFASLCLGKYPLPPGEIGAFLRAEWFGGAALPPDRTELLRNLLLEIRLPRILAAALIGAALAVSGAAYQAMFVNPLVSPALLGVLAGASCGAALGMVLFKSWYAVQCATFLGGIAAVALAVGLARIYRIGGTIMLVLGGVISGALFSALLSLVKYLADPYNQLPAIVYWLMGNLSLADRAMVFRTGVPMLAGVAVLILSARYLNILSMGDEEAAALGVNVARVRLTVITAATLVSALTVVVAGAVGWVGLIIPHIARMVAGPDNETLLPVAALLGAGYLVAVDDVARLAFAFELPIGIVTALVGIPFFMLVLGNARKGWR